ACAGTCCCTCCCAGATTATTTGAAATGTGACAGcgttaatgtaaaatgttatggTGAAAATAGCACATAGCCTACCTTGTAATGACATAAGGGGCGAAACAGATGATGAAAGACCCAATGAAAATGCTGATTTTCTTAGTGGCACGCTGTTTTCTCCTCTTTTGTTCTGCAAGACAGCGCTGCTTAACACTACAAGGGAGTAAATGTCAATGAGATGGGGAAACCATGCTCAAACAGCCCTATTCTAATATTTGACGCTTATTAGAATGAACTGGCATAAATACCTTGGGTGAATATCTACTAGTAAGAAGAGGGTCTGCATGGTTATAATGTCAATCCTCTTGCAGTGAAAGCGTGCAACTTTTAACACCTTTAAGTATGTAACGCACAAAATCAGGAGCGAAAGCATGAAGCTGGTGGCATGAAAGACAATGGTGAACACAGTGAATTTAATCCGCGCGCTCTCGTCGTTCAAATGCAACGTGCAGGATGCGTAAATGGGATTGTAGTCAAACCAGGAGAAAAGCAGCGGGATGAGGGAGAACGTGAGCGAATGAAGCCACGCGTAACACACCATGACCAGCGCGTCCCGGTAGCGCATTTTGCTTGAGTAACTCAGCGGGAACACCACAGCGATCCATCGGTCTATACTGAGGGCTGCCATGCTCAGCATGCTGTTGGCTGTCAGAAAGGTCTCCAGAAAGCTGACCGTGCGACAGACGCAGTCTCCAAAAGGCTGCTGGTGTTTCACGATCCCCACTAAAGTGAATGGCATGTTCAGAACCGAAATTAGTATGTTGCAAAATGACAAGTTCATGGTGAACACCCCTGGCACCTGTCGGCGTATTTCGCTGCTGTGAATGAAGCATAGCAACACCAGTAAGTTCGACAACAAAGAAACAATCGCGACCACAACGATAAAAGAAGCAAACAGAATTTCCGCAAAGTCCATTTCTCTCTTCAAAAGTCCACTTGCGGTGTATTTGACCCTGTTGATGGTAGATATGTTATCAAGAGCATGACTTTTCATTTGTTAAACATGGTGTTCTTTCAGCAAAATAACTCCAGTAGTAATTCGCAGAAGGCGCAACTTGCGTGCGCTGTCCAGAGTGCTGAAGCACAATCGCGTCTTCTTTACGCGCCTGCACATTTCGATCTTTACATTTGTAACAAAACGATGGAAATCATTTCGAATGAATACACATTGCACTTTTATGGCAGAATACAAGCCATGTAATTTCCATCATCCATCTGAGACGCTCAGTTCTGCGCTTCGCTGCGCTCGTGCTGCCGGAGCTCAGGGACTCGATCACGCTCACTGCTGCTTTTTTCTTGGATCATGCGCACAAGGAAGGCGAATGTGGGAGGCTGTTTTGTAGAAATTGTGAAATAAATCTTGTGGCTACGCTTAAcgattatattttaaaaagctaTTTTAAACAAATGTGGCAAAGTTACCTGGAAACCTTTGTCATTATAAAAAGTGATAAAGCAGCTTTTTCTGCCTGATTTAACccatgaaattagttttgttggtgtaatctaatgtattCATGTTGATTCAAGGATGATAAGTAATATTTTTCTCTTGAATAAaactagttaatttagatgtttccaTATTTaagttgttacatttatttttcagtgtattTCAAATTAatgattgtttaaaaacaaagCAGAAATGATGCCTCTTAAATGgtgtgcacttatatagtgcttttctttaaaccttagaggttaccaaagcgctttacactgtgtcccaatcacccattcacacacacattcacactcacactcatacacagccAATGGCTGGCGCTattgggagcaaattggggttcagtgtcttgcccaagtacacttcggcatgtggagtcgtgtgggccgtgaatcgaaccgccaacccgctctaccacttgagccacagccgctccaTAATCATGATGGAGATGAAGCCAAGTTCCGTCAGGGGCCACTTTCCTTTAAAAGAAAGATGCTCCTTTGCATAGCAAAGGTTCCAAAtttccaaaaagttttttttttttttttttttttttgcagcaatgTCACTGAAGAaaccattttattacattttagaacCTTTCAGTGAAAGgttctaaaaaaatttaaagaccCTTTTAAAGTATAGAGACTCTACTCTAAAGAATCCTCTTTTTACTTTTGTGCAATGAGAAGGTTCTATAGATGTTAAAGGTTCTTCATGGATCTATAGATGTTAAAGGTTCTTCATGGAGTCTTACATGCCGataaagaacctttatttttaagagtgggACTTAGTGAAATGAATTGTGCTGTATgtgattcatgaacagatttaatgaatttaaaattatctagAGAAGTTTGTCAAGCATGTCTGCGcattgctgtattctgtataacACAGCTTCATTTAGAGTGACAACATCATACTATTACAAATTATTGATTTGGTGATTACGAGCAAACAAGAGGGCATTAAAACCTCTAATTAAGTGTCATTACAGCACCTGTTCCTCAGTGAAGGGCTTCCCCTGGGAGCACATGAGCCAGAACCAGGGCTCACTATCAAGTCTTTACAAATGGCACATCAAAAAGGAGCTAGACAGTAGCTAAGAATCAGCACCAGCTGCACATCTGGGGACAGTGGGTGTCTTCTCTATTATAAGTCTATCGGCATGATACAGGCTTATTATCCCACCTGTGCCTATCTCTGAAATTTGAGCCTCTGaacgatctatctatctatctatctatctatctatctatctatctatctatctatctatctatctatctatctatctatctatctatctatctatctatctatctatctatctatctagctatctatctatctatatatctctaCAAGATGTTGGAAACTTTACTTTGAGATTCTaatccatgttgacatgattgcatcaccTAATTTTTGCAGATTTGTCAGTTGCACATTTATGCTGCAAATCTCCCATTGagaaggccactgaagaacagcAAACTccttgtcatgttcatgaaaccagtttgacaagacttttgctttgtgagcattatcatgctggaagaaaccattagaagatgggtaaattaTGGCCATGAAGGTATGCAAATGGTCTGCAACAATcctcaaataggctgtggcattcagGCGATGATTGATTAATGGGCCAAAAGTGTGCCATAatacattccccacaccattacaccaccgccaccagcctggactgttgacacaaggcaggtttggtccatggattcatgcagttggtgccaaattctgaccctatcATCTGTGTGCCTTAGCTGAAATAAAGATTCATCAGATGTATTTCCAGTCTTCATCTGTCAAGGTTTGGTGACCCTGTgcacactgcagcctcagctttctgttcttggctgacagaagtggaacccgacatggccttctgctgttgtagcacatcagactcaaggttcaatgtgctgtgcattctgagatactatttctcacaccacaattgtacagagtagttatctaAGGCTAAGCGACCgtagcctttctttcagctcaaaccatctggccattctctattgacttctctcaccaacaaggtgtttccatccacagaaatgtctcaaactcactggatgttttgtttttggc
The sequence above is a segment of the Xyrauchen texanus isolate HMW12.3.18 chromosome 2, RBS_HiC_50CHRs, whole genome shotgun sequence genome. Coding sequences within it:
- the LOC127659893 gene encoding G-protein coupled receptor 26-like, producing the protein MKSHALDNISTINRVKYTASGLLKREMDFAEILFASFIVVVAIVSLLSNLLVLLCFIHSSEIRRQVPGVFTMNLSFCNILISVLNMPFTLVGIVKHQQPFGDCVCRTVSFLETFLTANSMLSMAALSIDRWIAVVFPLSYSSKMRYRDALVMVCYAWLHSLTFSLIPLLFSWFDYNPIYASCTLHLNDESARIKFTVFTIVFHATSFMLSLLILCVTYLKVLKVARFHCKRIDIITMQTLFLLVDIHPSVKQRCLAEQKRRKQRATKKISIFIGSFIICFAPYVITRLAELLPLVDINRHWGIVSKCLTYSKAASDPFAYSLLRQQYKKVLVTGANRLLKRDLYPSSGHSSSMDTENDYSLQRIS